A region from the Acyrthosiphon pisum isolate AL4f chromosome A1, pea_aphid_22Mar2018_4r6ur, whole genome shotgun sequence genome encodes:
- the LOC100166656 gene encoding prothoracicostatic peptides, whose translation MQNVLGRIAATLVILCPVIVFTIPESAIQASSIKSSQTEQDNSDYTRSFDEDQEEKRAWRDLQTAGWGKRGWQNLKTTWGKRAQDWQNLHSSWGKRQGWQKLHGGWGKRGWKDMQSGGWGKRFKDQPASGQLSQFDEYLDKYEEENPNEAEKRSWDNFQGSWGKRAADWTSFRGSWGKRNPVDYMNEYSGYGDNDNYKAYIFPPGYNSYLPNFQTEYEK comes from the exons ATGCAGAATGTTTTAGGGAGGATAGCGGCCACATTGGTTATTTTATGTCCAGTAATTGTCTTTACAATACCGGAGTCTGCTATTCAAGCGTCATCAATCAAATCCAGTCAAACTGAACaa GATAACTCGGACTACACGAGGTCTTTCGACGAAGACCAAGAGGAGAAACGGGCATGGCGAGATTTGCAGACGGCTGGCTGGGGAAAACGTGGTTGGCAAAACTTAAAGACCACGTGGGGCAAACGGGCACAGGACTGGCAGAATTTGCACTCGTCGTGGGGCAAGAGGCAGGGCTGGCAAAAGTTACACGGCGGATGGGGAAAGCGCGGATGGAAGGACATGCAGTCCGGGGGCTGGGGAAAGAGGTTTAAGGATCAG ccCGCCAGTGGTCAATTGTCTCAGTTTGACGAGTATCTAGACAAATACGAAGAAGAAAATCCTAACGAAGCAGAAAAACGATCATGGGACAATTTCCAGGGATCTTGGGGCAAAAGAGCAGCTGATTGGACAAGCTTTAGAG GTTCGTGGGGGAAAAGAAATCCCGTGGACTACATGAACGAGTACTCAGGATATGGAGACAACGATAATTACAAAGCTTATATTTTTCCGCCAG gTTACAATAGTTATTTACCCAACTTCCAAACGGAATATGAAAAATGA